The Arvicanthis niloticus isolate mArvNil1 chromosome 2, mArvNil1.pat.X, whole genome shotgun sequence genome includes a window with the following:
- the LOC117704050 gene encoding olfactory receptor 1J21-like produces the protein MRSDNESTVSEFILLGLPFPAGDQGMYFALFLTMYLTTVLGNLLIILLIRLDSHLHTPMYFFLSHLAFTDISFSSATAPKMLTNMLTHNNFISYAGCVSQVYFFTFLGSTDSFLLTSMAYDRYVAICHPLHYTVIMSQSLCDLLVVMSWTLSLANALIHTLLLACLSHFRNNTIPHYFCDLSALLKLSSSDTTVNEMAILLLGTVVITLPFICILLSYGHIGVTILKAPSIKGICKALSTCGSHLCVVSLYYGAIIGLYLVPSYNNTNDKNAILSVMYGLVTPMLNPFIYSLRNRDMKGALRYILSRTK, from the coding sequence atgaggAGTGATAATGAGAGCACTGTGTCTGAGTTCATCCTCCTGGGACTCCCTTTTCCAGCAGGAGACCAGGGCATGTACTTTGCCCTGTTCCTGACCATGTACCTGACCACAGTGCTGGGGAATCTGCTCATCATTCTGCTCATCAGGCTGGACTCTCACctccacacccccatgtacttctttctCAGCCACTTGGCCTTCACAGACATCTCTTTCTCATCTGCCACAGCTCCAAAGATGCTAACAAATATGCTGACACATAATAATTTTATCTCCTATGCTGGGTGTGTTTCCCAGGTATACTTTTTCACTTTTTTGGGGAGCACTGACAGCTTTCTTCTGACATCCATGGCCTATGACAGGTATGTGGCTATCTGCCACCCTCTGCATTATACAGTCATCATGAGTCAGAGCCTCTGTGATCTTCTAGTAGTTATGTCCTGGACTTTATCTTTGGCTAATGCTCTTATTCATACACTTCTCTTGGCTTGCTTATCTCACTTTAGAAACAATACTATCCCACACTACTTTTGTGACCTCTCTGCCTTGTTGAAGCTGTCCAGCTCAGACACCACTGTCAATGAGATGGCCATCCTTCTTTTAGGTACAGTGGTCATTACCCTGCCATTCATATGCATTCTACTCTCTTATGGACACATAGGAGTAACCATCCTGAAGGCTCCTTCCATCAAGGGAATCTGCAAAGCCTTGTCCACATGTGGCTCTCACCTCTGTGTAGTTTCATTGTACTATGGAGCCATCATTGGGCTATACCTAGTCCCCTCATACAACAACACTAATGACAAGAATGCCATTTTGTCTGTGATGTATGGTTTGGTCACACCCATGCTCAATCCCTTTATCTATAGTCTGAGAAATCGAGACATGAAAGGAGCACTAAGATATATCCTCAGCAGAACAAAATGA